CCCCAGTGGCAGCGGCTCCAATGGCGCTGGTGTGGACATCGTCGTAGGAACCGGCGTGGGCGTTGCCCCGGGCTTTTGAGTCGCCGTAGCAACCGGTGTCGGCACGGGTGTTGGCGTCGGTGCAGCTGGTGTCCGAATTACTGCTCGCCCGCCGACCCCAGCGCAGCGGAAGCGATCCAGGTACGCATCGGGATCCACAAAGTAATCCGATTTTGCTTTTATTGTAATGGCCTCCATAGCTGGTTCTGCCATCCACTGTGCATGCAAAACGCTAATGATCGTTGCTTCCAACCAGCCTGGGGACTCCCGCTCCAGAGCTACGACCTGCGCTTGCACTTCCTCCGGCCACGTGCATGGACCGCTATCCAACCAGTCTCTCGCCGCCTGCGCATAAGCCATTGGGTTGCGTATATAACCATCCATGAACTGCTCGATGTCGGGGTACGTCCCAATGGGGTAGTGAGCCCACGTGTACATCTGATAGACCATAGGGGAGGCGGCGATTCTCCACTCCAATTCGTTCACCCACATGTTAAGCCTGGGGTCTTCTGGAGCCGTGTCAAACATTTTGGCTAATACCACTATCGCGACGACTTCAGGGAGTTCATAGAAGAATTCTACTGCTTCCAAAGTGGATTCCCCCAACGGCAGCGGCGCAGCGGGCACTGGTGTGGGAATCGTGGTGGGAACCGGCGTAGGTACTGCCCTGGACACTTGAGTCGCATTGGCAAGTAGTGTCGGCGTGGGAGACGTAGCCGGCGCTGTCGGCTCTGCGGTCGGCGTCTGCCTTGCCACTGCCTTGGCGGGCGGCGTTGCCGATTCGCTCGCGGGGTCGGCACCGCACGCTGTCCCAAGTACCGCGAGCAGCGCCGCGATCAGCGCGAGGCGGAGGTATACCACCGCGACCGCCCTCCATGCCCTAGTCCCGCCAGTGGCTTGCGCACGATGGCGCCCGCTTGGCGCAAGCCGTCTTCCAATCCATTGTCGATATATTTCTTGCCGGCGTGAATCTCTATCACCTTGCCCCGCACGTTGCCCACTCTACGCAACAACGCATCGACGAATTCCTGTGACAGTTGACGCCGTTCATGTGCTGAATAGTAAGCTATATCCATGTCGTACCATTCAATTGGACGATCTGGATCAACTAGCCCGTACTTCGGACTAAGGATAAACCAGAGCGCGCCTTTCTCCTCAACGTACCACCGGGCCTTTTTGAAAGAAGGCGAGCAGTAATGATCTTTGGCGGGACCACGATGCTTGTGCTGCTTCTTGGCGCAGGAAACCAGGATAATGTCGGGTGTTCTGTTAATGTCTATTTCCTTTCAAGTGCGCCCTAATCTATAGGTCATGTTAATAGTATGAAACCACGAAACAGTGCTCTAGTATACATTCCGGTGCTTGTCTATGCTAATATACGGTATCCAATTCAGTGCAGCGGAGGAGGCAGACTTTTCCCATGCAGGTGCAAATTACGGCGCCGATACATGGCGCGGTGCTCAACCGTCACGACGGGCGGCAGGGTGACGACGGCTTGCACATCACGGTGCAGGGCGTGGTGAGCGAGGCCGATACGGTGACGGTGAACGGCGTGCGGGCCAGGATTGTCGGCGCGACCTTCACGGTGGCATACACCCTGGACGCCCACGAGACGGTGCTCACGGCGGTAGCGGAACGCGGCGGCGAAACGCTCTCCCACGCGGTCACGGTGCTCTGGGACCGCAACTCGTTCCCGCGCTACCGCTTTTCGCTGGATGACGACATCTACTTCCTGCGCGACATTGCCTTTGAGCGGCCAAAGTCGCTCTTCGACAACTTCTACCTGGGCTTCATGCGCGACCTGCGCGACAAGTACGGCGCCAAGACCCACATCAACATCTACTACGCCTGCGAGGACTTCGACCTGCGCCAGATGCCGGATACGTACAAGTCGGAGTGGCGCGATAACGCCGACTGGCTGCAGCTTTCCTTCCACGCCCGCGCCGACCAGCCGCGGGATCCGTATAAAGAAGCGTCGGCGGAGAAGCTGCTCACGGACTTCCGACAGGTGCGCGACGAGACGCTGCGCTTCGCGGGCGAGGAGAGCTGGTCGCACTTCACCACGATCCACTGGGGCGAGGGCACCCGCCTGGGCTGCCGCGCGCTGCGCCAGGAGGGCATCTGGGGCCTGGCCGGCTATTTCATTCCCGCACCGGACCTGCGCGTCAACTACTATCTGGACGCCGCCACCACCGCGTATCTCAATTCCCACGACTACTGGATGGACTACAGCGAGGATATTCTGTTCGTGACCCACGATCAGGTCATCAACTCCATCAAGACGCCGGAAGCCGTGGTGGCGCATTTGGAGACCGTGGCGCAAGATCCCCACCGCAGCGAGATTATGGAATTGATGGTCCACGAGCAGTACTTCCGCAATCACCTGCCACACTTCCAGCCCAACGTGCCGGAAAAAACCGAGGCGGCCATCCGCTGGGCGACCGATCACGGTTACACGTCGGTACTCTACAATGAGGGCTTCCTGGGGGCGTAGCCAGCCGCCGCGCAGTTCGGTTGGAGAATTCGCAGGGGTGTATTGGGACTTCTTGAATTTCTACTTCTTGGGACCACAGACGCGAAGGGGCACGATATATCGTGCCCCTACCCAGCGGAGTTGAGAAGATTCGCCCTCACCCCGACCCTCTCCCTTGACGGGAGAGGGAATAATCTCCTTTCCACACGGGTTTTGCAATGGTCTCCAGAGGGAGAGGGAGTCTCTTTGTCTGCAGGCGTGTGTAGCGCATGGGTCTGACTGGGGGCGAATGTCTGCCGACACGTCCGCTCTCGTGGTCAGCAGCGTTTCGAGCATGCCCAGCGCGGCCTGTGCCGTCATATAGTCGTCGCTGGCGAGCAAGCCGCTGTCCGGTTGCTGGCGCTCCCATGCGCCCTGCAGGGCTTCCAGTGCCTTGCGGTAGGCAACGGCGAGCGAGTCTGGCACGACATGCTCTACCGTTGCATCAATCTGTTGCCCGTTTTCCTCGGTCATAGCACCGTCCTTTTAGTGTACTGCGCGGTCAAATCGGTAAATGCGGCGGCGATCGCGACATCGTTATCCCCATCAACGTCGCCGGTGACGCCCACAGACGACGTGTGCTGCTCCTGGTGCCTAGGCTTTCTGGCCGTGTTTTGGCTGGCGCTGCGACGCTTCAACGGTGCTTCTGCAGGGTCCACGCCGTCGGGCAAGCGCATAATGGACACCGTGATTTCTCGATTGGCGAGTGCTTGCCCCGCGAGCTGAGCGGCTTCGCGCCCCCCTTTGTCCCCGTCCCCGGCCACAAACGGATGCGCCGGTAGTGCTCGATGCCCTGCCACGTAGCACACTGCCGCATGTCTGCGGTGCCGCAGACGATGGCAACGGTCCCACCTTCGTAGCCCGAATGCGCAAGCCGTCCGCCAGGCCCTCGCACAGGTGGAGAACGTCGCCATCGCCTATCAGGAGCACATGCCCCGATGCGATGCCGTAGGTACGCTTGGATAAGCCTTCGTCGGCCTCTGGTCAATCCAGCGCCGGCTTGCCCTCAGCATCGATGCTGACAAGCTGCACGGCGGCCGGGGCAGGTGTTCTGGGGTAGATCGCTTGCCACACAGCGAGTGGCGCGAGCTTGAATAGAATCGCACCCGCACCTTCATGCAGGCCGCGAAACCAAGGCGCGCTTGCCGGCAGCCACGCCAAGCCTGGCGGGAACGGTGCGTCCGGCTGCCACAGATCGCGTAGCGCGGCCCAGCGCCGCACCGGATGCGCTTGGTCGGCGGGGATCTGTTCCCAGCCCTCACAGACTTCCGCCAGCCGTACTGTAGCACGCTTGGAATCACTTGCCCGGGTATCTGTACGCGCAGGTACCGACGAATCCGGATAGGAATGTCCTTCAGGCGGCTTGCGCAGCCGTGAGGGAGATCTGTGTGCCGTGTATGGGCTACTGGGGTCTGACAGGTAGCCGTGTTCCTGTAGCCAGGCGATTGCGCCGGCTTTATCGGTGTTCGCCTCGCGCTGTATCAAGTCCAGCACACCGCCGCCCTCCCCAGCCTCAAAGTCGTGCCAGGTTCCCCGGTCGACATGCACGACAAGACTACCCTTGCGCCCCCAGCGCAGCTCGCGCCTGCCGCTGTAGGTGCGGGTTAGGCTCGCCCAGCAGCTCGCGGGCCACCGGTTCGGCAATGGACGCCCAGTCTATGTCCTTCACTTGGTCCTCCCGCGTGTGCAGGTCATGGTCCGAATTGTCGGGACCGGAACGGATTGTCGCCCTGCCAAAGCGGCACGCTGGCGACGTCTCCTCCGTCCGGCAAATACATAATTGAAACAAACGTGTAGTTATTCGCAAAGCGCTGTTCCGCTCGCCACGCTGCCTCTCGGCTGGCTTCGTTCCAGGTTGGCCATAGACACACGGGTCGAAAGCAGTCTATGTAGCCCCACGTGTGACACTGCGCCAACCCAGTCGTGTCACCTGTTACCACCACGGACTCGCCTTCATAGCGTCGCAGCTTTAAGCCGGAGGCCAGGCCCTCGCACACATGGAGTGTGGTGCTGGTTGTGTTCAAGAGGGCAAAGCATGTGCCTGCGGTCGTACCATAGAACTCCAGTTGGCCCAAGATAGGTGTACCTGCGGCGTTGATGCCCATTAGCTGCAAGGCTTGCGGTCGCGGCGCGTGAGGATACGTCGCCTGCCAGGCAGCGAGCGGCGCAAGAAAAACCAAAATCGTGCCTGCACCTGTCTGCTCGCGAAATACACGGGTGCTTGCCGGTATCCATGCAATACCAGGCGGGAAAGGTATGTCTGGCTGCCACAGGTCGCGCAGCGCAGCCCAACGTCGGACCGGATGTGAGGCATCTTCAGGGACGGTTTCCATTCCTACCATCACCCCCAAAGGCGGAGAAACCCAGGGATACGCCCGGGCAAGATTGTTGTTAAACGGACCAGGGTGCCAAACAAGGTGTTCTGCGGGTGCTCTTTGTGTGAGGGTACAATCCAATTCTGCGGCTTTGCGTGCGTCCTTCTGCGTGAAGAGAGCGCTGGGAGCTAGCAGTCCCTGTTTCCCCAGCCAGGCCCACGCGCCGGGGCGGCCCGTGCGTTTCTCACGGGCAATGAGGTCGAGGAAGTCGCCACCTTCATCGGTTTCGTAGTCATACCAAATGCCGGTGCCGACGTGGAGCACGAGAAAGCTTCCCTAGCGCCACCAGCACATCTCACCCAGGGAGTATTGCGTCGGCTCGTCCAGCAGTTCGGGCGCTACCATCTTGGCGACGGCGGACCAGTTCGCGTTTTTCACGGACACACTCCACACATACAGGTCGCTTGGGATTGTCTATCCTTCGCCACGTCAAAGATCGTGTGTCTACCTCAGGCAAGACACGACGTCGCACGTCGGGATGCGGACGAACTCCATACGTCGTGCCGGCGCACATCGTTGCAGCAGGCAAACCAATTTCTTACCACCCCCAGGCCTGGGTACAGCGGCCCCGGCCTACGCAGTGAGTGCGGTTTGAAATAGCGGCTAGACGGCGTTTGCCGCACGGCGGTCGCGCTCCTGCTCTTTCTGAGCTTTACGTTCCGACGCCTCTAGCGCGTCGCGCACCACTTGGCGTAGCCAGTCCGAGTCGCGAAGTCCGGCGCGTATCGCCGCTTCTGTGATGCGCTCTTTAACACTAGGTATTTCGTAGAACGAAACCTGCTTGGAGCGGCGGCGCTCGCCGAGCGTTTTCATGCCCATGCAACACCTCCTTGTTGTAGCTACAATTGTCGCTATGCTACCACAGCAATATGGTGGATAACAGTCAAACAATGCTTATTCGTGCCTTGGCGCCTTTCTTGTGCGGGCATGATAATGAGGGCCCCAATGTAGTTTCATAAAAAGGCTGAGGTTGGCGAAGTTGGGTGAGGCGCCTTTGATCTCGATGTCGGTGCGGCGATTTGCACAACATAATGCTCCTGGCCTTCTGCATGAAGTGCTTACTGACGAAGACAGGAGAATGGAGTATGGACAATGGAATTGAATTGCAAAGATAGCATAGTTGAGTTTCTGGAACGCTTGGCCAGATCCGGCTCCAAGGCGCTTAAGAAAGGGGAACCGCAGTTTGTTCCTGAGTCGCTTTTTGTTTGTCTTGGTATGGACGAGGACCTGTGTTCTGAGTTTTGGCGGGTCCTGCACAAATTAAGAAACGAGCTGGTTCCTAGGCATGCCGAAGACAATGATCTACTTAACGCGTTTTGGGACGAACTAGTCTGTGAGATCGATACTGACCCTGGAATGTATCTGGATAGTCCTCAAACCTTGACTGGTCTTGTCAATAGATTTGGTGACTGCTGGAAGAAGCCTCTCCTTGAATTTGAAGTGATGTATTCTATCGACAATATGGATGTGGGGGCGAAGCCGGTTACAGTTCTTGGAGTGGAGTTCTTCACTGCGACCAAGGAGGCTTTGGCAGAAGACATTTGGGGTTCAGAAAGAGTCGAGGAATGGATTGAGAACGAGATGGCTCTGGCTGCTGTGAAAGTCGAAGCTGCCTCAAGTTCGACAGCTTATTGGGTGGGAACGACGCAAGTGGACAATGCGCTCGCTGTGATGCGAGTGTCAGCTCTGGCCGGGCGTCCAGCGGTTGTTTGGCTTGTCGATGAACTAGTGCAATGGGGTCGTTCTGGTCATTCTCTAGTGATGTCGCTCAGCGTGGAAGAGCCATCACTCGAATGGCACTGGCACCGACCATATAGCGCGGTAGTTGATGATCTGAGCGATGCCATAGGTAAGGGCTTTGAACAGCTGAGAGCAAGGCTTTTCTGCGATCTTCCGAACGATATTCGCGGCAGGATTCTTAGAGCCGTCTATTGGATATCACGTAGCACTGCACATGAGGAACCTGCCCATAAATTAGTTGATCTGTGCACAGCATTAGAGGTTCTTCTTGTCCCTGATGGGCAGGAACAGTCAAGCAAAGGGAGCCTCATTACCCTGCGATATTTTCTGTTGACAAGCACTCAGGAAACCATAATAAAGCATCTATATGACCGTCGAAATGACGTGGTCCATGAGGGGGCGTTGTCAGTAGTCAGTGCTACTGACGTATGGAGACTAAGGCTGGTTTGTTATGTGACCATTAGTTGCATTGCTGGTCGTTCAGCTAACTCCCCCGAAATGCTAACTCTTCGGGATTTAATCGACGAGCTTGAGACGAAAGAGAGTCTCGAGAGGTTCATCGGACTTGTAGACAGAAAAGTGCTTACGGCTCCTTTGTCAAACAAAATTGCCCGCGCGGCAAAAAGCAGACTAAAGAAGATGACGACACAGAGCAATGGCAACCAACAGACGTCAGATAGTGGTTAACTCCGACGACGCCTGTCTGCTCGATATGCTGCTGGCGGCGCGGTTACCAGAGGCGGCGCACGCCGTAGCGGTCGAAGAGGGGTTCGTTGGAGATGAGAACGAGATCGCGCGCCAGCGCTTGGGCGATGAGCATGCGGTCGAACGGATCGCGGTGGTGGCCCGGCAGCGCGCCGGCTCGCGCGGCGTCAGCTACGGTGATCGGCAACTCCTCAAAGTCTTGGTCTGCGATCGCTCCGGCGATGTCAGGCACGATCTCATCGGCTCCCGAAAGTTTGCCAAGGCGGTGCTTGGTGGCGATCTCCCAGGCAGACGCCGCACTGACGAGTATGACGTTCGCTTCGTCGGCAATAGCGCGTCGGGCAGGTTGCGACAGCCGTTCGTCCGTCGTCATCCACCAGATGAACGCGTGGGTGTCAAGCAGCAGCCGCAATCTCAGCCTTCACCTTCCCAGGCGGCCAGTTCTTCCTCCGGCAACGGATCAAAGAAGCTGTCGTTGAGCTCTATCAAGCCCTTCCAGGCGCCGGGCTGCCGCTTACCACGCTTCTTGCAACACACGAGCCGGGCTACTGGTGTGCCATTGCGGGCGATGATGATCTCCTCGCCCGCCTCAACCTGTGCGAGCAGGCGCGACAAGTGAGTCTTTGCTTCATGGATGTTCACAACCGGCATGTAGGACTCCTTGGCTACGGAGTTTAGCTAAGTATATGACTAATCCAATACTCGTGTCAACCCGCACATTCACTCGCAAGCGGTTGCGCGCCGCGCATCCGGGCATCAGGCTCAGCCATGACCAGCCCTAAAATGACTGAAACAGGCATGGTTCAGTCCCCGATGGTTCACTACGCTTGACAAACTCAAGAACTTTCACCTTGACCCTGGTGCTGGACCTGTAGGCTGTGAGCGCAGCCACCGGATGGCCCTCTTCTGGAACGGGGCTGTGCTTTATCGTTGACTCCTTAGTCGGCTTATTGCTATACTCTATAGCAGACATAGCATATATGCAGCCCAATCCCTCCCGTCTGAAGAGCGGGGCGATTGGCGACTTCTATGTACTGGGGATCTCTAGAAGAGCCGCGCATACGGCCATCCAGCGCTTCATAGATTGCGGAGACCGTGCAAGGTAAGGATCATGACACGACAACACGTTGACCATGGCGATATCGCGAGGTTCGCCCAGGACAGGGTGAACCTGCCAAGAGACAAGGCAAGTGAGTATCGTGCCCAGGCTCGCCGCCTCCGGGAGAAGCTCGACGGATACCTGAGCGAGAATCCCGACTTCACTCTCAAGAAGATGCTGTTGTCGGGTAGCCTTGCGAAAGGGACAGCACTGCGCTCCCTGAACGATATCGACCTAGCATGTTACATCAGCGGGGCTGACACTCCCAACGATGTGGCCGAATTGCTTGAATACCTAGCCGAGCGTCTCCGAAAAGCCTTCCCGAACTTCAGCCCGGACCAGGTACATCCCCAGACCTACAGCGTCACCGTCTCATTCCGAGGCACAGGGCTCGATGTTGACGTGGTCCCCATCCTCTACGATGGGGATCCGCAATGGTACGGAAGGCTTGTCAGCCAAGACGACGGCTCGTTCCTAG
Above is a window of Chloroflexota bacterium DNA encoding:
- a CDS encoding HEPN domain-containing protein codes for the protein MELNCKDSIVEFLERLARSGSKALKKGEPQFVPESLFVCLGMDEDLCSEFWRVLHKLRNELVPRHAEDNDLLNAFWDELVCEIDTDPGMYLDSPQTLTGLVNRFGDCWKKPLLEFEVMYSIDNMDVGAKPVTVLGVEFFTATKEALAEDIWGSERVEEWIENEMALAAVKVEAASSSTAYWVGTTQVDNALAVMRVSALAGRPAVVWLVDELVQWGRSGHSLVMSLSVEEPSLEWHWHRPYSAVVDDLSDAIGKGFEQLRARLFCDLPNDIRGRILRAVYWISRSTAHEEPAHKLVDLCTALEVLLVPDGQEQSSKGSLITLRYFLLTSTQETIIKHLYDRRNDVVHEGALSVVSATDVWRLRLVCYVTISCIAGRSANSPEMLTLRDLIDELETKESLERFIGLVDRKVLTAPLSNKIARAAKSRLKKMTTQSNGNQQTSDSG
- a CDS encoding type II toxin-antitoxin system VapC family toxin, giving the protein MRLLLDTHAFIWWMTTDERLSQPARRAIADEANVILVSAASAWEIATKHRLGKLSGADEIVPDIAGAIADQDFEELPITVADAARAGALPGHHRDPFDRMLIAQALARDLVLISNEPLFDRYGVRRLW
- a CDS encoding type II toxin-antitoxin system prevent-host-death family antitoxin, producing the protein MPVVNIHEAKTHLSRLLAQVEAGEEIIIARNGTPVARLVCCKKRGKRQPGAWKGLIELNDSFFDPLPEEELAAWEGEG